Proteins from a genomic interval of Bifidobacterium longum subsp. infantis ATCC 15697 = JCM 1222 = DSM 20088:
- a CDS encoding quinone-dependent dihydroorotate dehydrogenase codes for MTYVSESFWHDAVNKATTDLFTFGYKHIIKPNFVFNHRPDEAHDQMIEFCHVVKNVPPLLLAEQLMLDYTDPILETNVMGVDFTNPFGLSAGLDKNCDMPVVLDHAGFGFETVGSTTSRPCSGNAKPWFHRLPEYDSMMVHVGLANIGSDKVIERAEKAWTQARQMQLSVSIARTNDDQCGDLDEGIEDYCISMRRAVGRTAMVEVNVSCPNTHVGEPFTTTPEALDRLFTALDKIDRPQPTLVKMPLNKPWGEYKELLDVLAEHNVQGLSIANLQKDRTGLEIPRDWEGGLSGGPCTNASTELIRKVYKEYGDRFAIAGIGGVFTPEQAYAKIRSGSSLVMFISSLMYRGPQQITVLKRGLAQLLRRDGFEHVSDAVGVDVE; via the coding sequence ATGACTTACGTTTCTGAAAGCTTCTGGCACGACGCCGTCAACAAAGCCACCACCGATCTGTTCACCTTCGGCTACAAGCACATCATCAAACCGAACTTCGTGTTCAACCACCGCCCCGATGAGGCACACGATCAGATGATCGAGTTCTGCCATGTCGTCAAGAACGTCCCGCCGCTGCTGCTCGCCGAGCAGCTTATGCTCGACTACACCGACCCCATTCTGGAAACGAATGTGATGGGCGTCGATTTCACCAACCCGTTCGGCCTGTCCGCCGGCCTCGACAAGAACTGCGACATGCCCGTGGTGCTGGACCACGCCGGCTTCGGCTTCGAAACCGTAGGCTCCACCACCTCGCGTCCCTGCTCGGGCAACGCCAAGCCGTGGTTCCACCGTCTGCCTGAATACGATTCGATGATGGTGCACGTCGGCCTCGCCAACATCGGTTCGGACAAGGTCATCGAGCGCGCCGAGAAGGCTTGGACTCAGGCCCGCCAGATGCAGCTGTCCGTGTCGATCGCCCGCACCAACGACGACCAGTGCGGCGATTTGGACGAAGGCATTGAGGATTACTGCATTTCGATGCGCCGCGCCGTCGGCCGCACCGCGATGGTGGAGGTCAACGTCTCCTGCCCGAACACGCACGTCGGCGAACCGTTCACCACGACTCCGGAAGCGCTCGACCGTCTGTTTACGGCGCTCGACAAGATCGACCGCCCGCAGCCCACGCTGGTCAAGATGCCGTTGAACAAGCCGTGGGGCGAGTACAAGGAGCTGCTCGATGTGCTGGCCGAGCACAATGTGCAGGGGCTGTCCATCGCCAATCTGCAGAAGGACCGCACCGGCCTCGAGATTCCGCGCGATTGGGAGGGCGGCCTGTCCGGCGGCCCGTGCACCAACGCCAGCACCGAGCTGATTCGCAAGGTGTATAAAGAGTATGGCGACCGGTTCGCTATCGCCGGCATCGGTGGCGTCTTTACCCCCGAGCAAGCCTATGCGAAGATTCGTTCCGGCTCCAGCTTGGTCATGTTCATCAGCTCGCTGATGTACCGAGGCCCGCAGCAGATTACCGTGTTGAAGCGCGGTCTGGCCCAGCTGCTGCGCCGTGACGGATTCGAGCACGTCTCCGATGCCGTCGGCGTAGACGTGGAGTGA
- a CDS encoding carbohydrate ABC transporter permease produces MSATIEAVTQNKNDIPWNKHVRQKQKPGDLAVSGIINVLLLLTIVAVLYPLWFVVIASFSNPNAVAGGEVLLLPKGVTFVGYAKVFANQRIWQGYLNTIIYSVVGTAVNMAVTIPCAFALSRREFKPRRVIMFLFTVTMFIAGGLIPNYLLYKSLGINNSMWVFILPGAVSVYNVIVARSFFETSIPEELFDAAQIDGLSYFGYFFKIVLPLSSAILAVIGLYYFVGHWNDFMTGLIYITDDKKQPLQVVLQQLLLVAQGTGTNVNAAAQQQAADQIKFGIIIVSTLPLLVLYPFLQKYFNKGVMLGAVKG; encoded by the coding sequence ATGTCTGCAACAATTGAGGCTGTTACCCAGAACAAGAACGACATTCCCTGGAACAAGCACGTGCGCCAGAAGCAGAAGCCGGGTGACCTGGCGGTGTCAGGCATCATCAATGTGCTGCTGCTCCTGACCATTGTGGCGGTGCTCTACCCGCTGTGGTTCGTGGTCATCGCATCATTTTCAAATCCGAACGCCGTGGCCGGCGGTGAAGTGCTGCTGCTACCCAAGGGTGTGACCTTCGTTGGCTATGCTAAGGTGTTCGCCAACCAGCGCATCTGGCAGGGCTATCTCAACACCATCATCTATTCGGTGGTCGGCACCGCGGTCAACATGGCAGTGACCATTCCCTGCGCCTTCGCGCTATCCCGTCGCGAGTTCAAGCCGCGACGCGTGATCATGTTCCTGTTCACCGTGACCATGTTCATCGCTGGCGGCCTGATTCCGAACTACCTGCTGTACAAGAGCCTCGGCATCAACAACAGCATGTGGGTGTTCATCCTGCCTGGCGCGGTTTCCGTGTACAACGTGATCGTGGCCCGCTCCTTCTTCGAAACCTCTATCCCCGAAGAGCTCTTCGACGCGGCCCAGATCGACGGGCTGAGCTACTTTGGCTACTTCTTCAAGATTGTGCTGCCGTTAAGCTCCGCGATTCTGGCTGTAATTGGTCTGTACTACTTTGTCGGCCACTGGAACGACTTCATGACGGGCCTTATCTACATCACCGACGACAAGAAGCAGCCATTGCAGGTGGTGTTGCAGCAGTTGCTACTGGTGGCGCAGGGTACTGGAACCAATGTCAACGCGGCTGCGCAGCAGCAGGCCGCCGATCAGATCAAGTTCGGCATCATCATCGTCTCTACCCTGCCTCTGCTTGTGCTCTATCCGTTCTTGCAGAAGTACTTCAACAAGGGCGTGATGCTCGGTGCGGTCAAGGGTTGA
- a CDS encoding NADH:flavin oxidoreductase/NADH oxidase codes for MSNDDLTHENFDFRGFDVPDLKAVTMASSSDGDQSKQPKTKHDDASKNRKHGKKKSKSDARSKKRAGTGKTSESFDDYEDYEDYEGREAVGKADKKASKDRPGLFAPMTLREVTVRNRIWLPPMCTYSSFARDGRPTPFHYQHYVSRAFGGFGMVIVESTAVAPEGRITPCDLGLWEDGQIDAWRWIVDGIREAGAVPAIQLNHAGRKASTGCFAVGYDGQSVPEEAGGWPTMAPSEIAFGGLRTPRALSVDEIHGLVGAFAAAAGRASAAGFQAIQIHAAHGYLISQFLDPLSNERDDEYGGDLTGRSRFLVEVVDAVRGAVPEGVPVLVRISATDWAAGGWDLDQSIALSKVLKEHGVDVMDVSTGGIMSGVSIPVKPNYQVPFAEQVKSKADIPVTAVGLITKPKQAAKILAHGEADAVEIGRAALRDPYWPLRAANKLGIPSTEVPYAPQYVAGAY; via the coding sequence ATGAGCAACGACGATCTGACGCATGAGAATTTTGATTTTCGTGGATTCGACGTGCCGGATCTCAAAGCGGTGACGATGGCTTCGTCTTCGGACGGCGATCAGTCCAAGCAGCCGAAGACCAAGCACGATGATGCATCGAAGAACCGTAAGCACGGTAAGAAGAAGTCAAAATCCGACGCACGGTCCAAGAAGCGGGCCGGCACGGGCAAGACGAGCGAATCGTTCGATGATTATGAGGATTATGAGGATTATGAGGGAAGGGAAGCTGTGGGCAAGGCAGATAAGAAAGCCAGCAAGGACCGTCCTGGGCTGTTTGCGCCAATGACGCTGCGCGAGGTGACCGTGCGTAATCGTATTTGGTTGCCTCCGATGTGCACGTATTCGTCGTTCGCCCGCGACGGTAGGCCCACGCCGTTCCACTACCAGCATTACGTGTCTCGCGCATTCGGCGGATTCGGCATGGTGATCGTCGAATCCACCGCCGTGGCTCCTGAGGGGCGTATCACGCCGTGCGATCTGGGCCTGTGGGAAGACGGGCAGATTGATGCTTGGCGCTGGATCGTGGACGGTATTCGCGAGGCGGGTGCGGTGCCTGCCATCCAACTCAACCATGCGGGGCGTAAGGCTTCGACTGGTTGTTTTGCCGTTGGCTACGACGGTCAGAGTGTGCCGGAGGAGGCGGGCGGCTGGCCCACCATGGCACCGTCTGAAATCGCATTCGGCGGGCTGCGTACGCCGCGCGCGCTGTCCGTGGATGAGATTCATGGTCTGGTCGGCGCGTTCGCCGCGGCGGCGGGCCGGGCGTCGGCCGCCGGCTTCCAAGCGATTCAAATTCATGCCGCGCATGGCTATCTGATTTCTCAGTTCCTTGACCCGCTGAGCAATGAGCGTGATGACGAATATGGTGGCGATTTGACCGGTCGCTCTCGATTCCTGGTCGAGGTCGTGGATGCCGTGCGTGGGGCCGTCCCTGAGGGCGTGCCGGTTCTGGTGCGCATTTCGGCCACGGATTGGGCCGCTGGCGGTTGGGATTTGGACCAGAGCATCGCACTATCCAAGGTGCTGAAGGAGCATGGCGTCGATGTGATGGACGTGTCCACTGGCGGCATCATGTCGGGAGTGTCGATTCCGGTCAAGCCGAACTATCAGGTGCCGTTCGCCGAGCAGGTCAAGTCCAAGGCCGATATTCCGGTGACCGCGGTGGGTCTTATCACCAAGCCGAAGCAGGCGGCCAAGATTCTGGCCCATGGCGAAGCCGATGCCGTGGAAATTGGCCGCGCCGCATTGCGCGATCCGTACTGGCCGTTGCGTGCGGCCAACAAGCTGGGCATACCGTCCACAGAGGTCCCCTACGCCCCGCAATACGTGGCCGGTGCGTACTAA
- a CDS encoding DeoR/GlpR family DNA-binding transcription regulator has product MISSQRQHLILSRLRTRGAVRITALSKELGVSAMTIRRDIAELADKGLLKRVHGGAVTTSTLLSEPLFSVKSQMDIGLKGAIAQEAIQYVAPGDVIAIGGGTTAYVFAQHLLESQQSSGITILTNSIPVAELVQALESKDVEVIVTGGVITRSNSLVGPIADKVVASLRVNTVFLGTHSVSIPRGFLMPNSLEAATDMAMMDIADRTIVLTDHTKWSCTSLSLFARFDQVDTVITDDGLDPDSAAKTKDLVKELVLAHQSETIEESE; this is encoded by the coding sequence ATGATTTCGTCACAACGTCAGCACCTCATCTTGAGCAGGTTGCGCACACGCGGGGCAGTGCGCATTACGGCGCTATCGAAGGAACTGGGTGTGTCAGCGATGACCATCCGCCGCGATATCGCCGAACTTGCCGACAAGGGACTGCTGAAGCGCGTCCACGGCGGCGCGGTGACTACCAGTACTTTGCTCAGCGAACCCCTGTTCTCTGTCAAGTCCCAGATGGATATCGGCCTGAAGGGCGCCATCGCCCAGGAAGCCATCCAATATGTGGCTCCCGGCGACGTAATCGCCATCGGCGGCGGCACCACGGCCTATGTCTTCGCCCAGCATCTGCTCGAATCGCAGCAGTCCAGCGGCATCACCATCCTCACCAATTCGATTCCCGTGGCCGAGCTGGTCCAGGCCCTCGAATCCAAGGATGTGGAGGTGATCGTCACCGGTGGCGTGATCACCCGATCGAACTCGCTTGTCGGCCCGATCGCGGACAAGGTCGTCGCCTCGCTGCGTGTCAACACCGTATTCCTCGGCACCCACTCGGTGTCGATTCCCCGTGGCTTCCTGATGCCGAATTCGCTGGAAGCCGCAACCGATATGGCGATGATGGACATCGCCGATCGCACCATAGTTTTGACCGATCACACCAAGTGGAGCTGCACATCGCTGTCGCTGTTTGCGCGCTTCGACCAAGTGGACACGGTCATTACTGACGACGGGCTCGACCCCGACTCCGCCGCCAAAACCAAGGATTTGGTAAAGGAACTCGTGCTGGCCCACCAGAGCGAGACCATTGAGGAAAGTGAGTAA
- the galT gene encoding galactose-1-phosphate uridylyltransferase, giving the protein MADFANYTPGEYAKEHIRITPTTLADGRDFFYLDDDPEFVSGAKTRELKDPRPLDYRFAPHLDADGNEVPYAAPQMRRDPLTGDWIPMATARMNRPITAGPGATAKGNPLAARKPGDPYQDGEVPDTDYNVVVFENRFPSMVRVPGVSEDVTYVDGNPLWEKKLAAGRCEVICFDPNEEGLPADLPVSRLRTVVEAWAFRTAEISKMEGIEQIFPFENHGQEIGVSLAHPHGQVYCYPFIAPKMEKELQHTEAYHEKTGGNLLKDIMNSELEAGERIVMRNHSWVAYVPAAARWPLEVHVAPVRDVLTLDQLNDEERWDLASMYSHLLKRGNAFFDKGDGKGMDLPYIAAWHQAPIHDARRENYRLNLQFFSFRRAANKIKYLAGSESGMAAWISDTTPELIAKRFHELGSIDIAD; this is encoded by the coding sequence ATGGCTGATTTCGCCAACTACACCCCCGGGGAGTATGCGAAGGAGCACATCCGCATCACGCCGACGACGCTTGCCGACGGTCGTGACTTTTTCTACCTGGACGACGACCCCGAGTTCGTCTCCGGTGCCAAGACCCGCGAGCTCAAGGACCCGCGCCCGCTGGACTACCGTTTCGCCCCGCACCTGGACGCCGACGGCAACGAAGTGCCGTACGCCGCCCCGCAGATGCGCCGCGACCCGCTGACCGGCGACTGGATCCCGATGGCCACCGCCCGTATGAACCGCCCGATCACCGCCGGTCCCGGAGCCACCGCCAAGGGCAACCCGCTGGCCGCCCGCAAGCCCGGTGACCCGTACCAGGACGGCGAAGTGCCGGACACCGACTACAACGTCGTGGTGTTCGAGAACCGCTTCCCCTCGATGGTGCGCGTGCCCGGTGTCTCCGAGGACGTGACCTACGTTGACGGCAACCCGCTGTGGGAGAAGAAGCTCGCCGCCGGCCGCTGCGAAGTCATCTGCTTCGACCCGAACGAGGAAGGCCTGCCGGCCGATTTGCCGGTCTCCCGCCTGCGCACCGTGGTTGAGGCTTGGGCCTTCCGTACCGCCGAAATCTCCAAGATGGAAGGCATCGAGCAGATCTTCCCGTTCGAGAACCACGGCCAGGAAATCGGCGTCTCCCTCGCCCACCCGCATGGCCAGGTCTACTGCTACCCGTTCATCGCCCCGAAGATGGAGAAGGAACTCCAGCACACCGAGGCCTACCACGAGAAGACCGGCGGCAACCTGCTTAAGGACATCATGAACTCCGAGCTCGAAGCCGGCGAACGCATCGTGATGCGCAACCACAGCTGGGTCGCCTACGTGCCGGCCGCCGCCCGTTGGCCCCTCGAGGTCCACGTGGCTCCGGTGCGCGACGTGCTCACCCTCGACCAGCTCAACGACGAAGAGCGTTGGGACCTTGCCTCCATGTACTCGCACCTCCTGAAGCGCGGCAACGCCTTCTTCGACAAGGGCGACGGCAAGGGCATGGATCTGCCGTACATCGCTGCCTGGCACCAGGCCCCGATCCACGACGCCCGCCGCGAGAACTACCGCCTGAACCTGCAGTTCTTCTCCTTCCGCCGCGCCGCCAACAAGATCAAGTACCTCGCCGGCTCCGAATCCGGCATGGCCGCCTGGATCTCCGACACCACGCCGGAACTCATCGCCAAGCGCTTCCATGAGCTCGGCTCCATCGACATCGCCGACTGA
- the galK gene encoding galactokinase, whose amino-acid sequence MTAVEFIEPLTHEEGVSQATKLFVDTYGAAPEGVWAAPGRVNLIGEHTDYNAGLCLPIALPHRTFIALKPREDTKVRVVSGVAPDKVAEADLDGLKARGVDGWSAYPTGVAWALRQAGFDKVKGFDAAFVSCVPLGSGLSSSAAMTCSTALALDDVYGLGYGDSDAGRVTLINAAIKSENEMAGASTGGLDQNASMRCTEGHALLLDCRPELTPLENVSQQEFDLDKYNLELLVVDTQAPHQLNDGQYAQRRATCEEAAKILGVANLRVTADGISKADDQFQALKETLDALPDETMKKRVRHVVTEIERVRSFVRAFAQGDIKAAGRLFNASHDSLAADYEVTVPELDIAVDVARKNGAYGARMTGGGFGGSIIALVDKGQGHEIAQKIADRFEKEGFNAPRALPAFAAASASREA is encoded by the coding sequence ATGACTGCTGTTGAATTCATTGAGCCGCTGACCCATGAGGAAGGCGTCTCGCAAGCCACCAAGCTGTTCGTCGACACCTACGGCGCTGCGCCCGAGGGCGTGTGGGCTGCTCCGGGCCGTGTGAACCTGATCGGTGAGCACACCGATTACAACGCCGGCCTGTGCCTGCCGATCGCTCTGCCGCATCGCACCTTCATCGCCCTGAAGCCGCGCGAAGACACCAAGGTTCGCGTCGTCTCCGGCGTGGCTCCCGACAAGGTCGCCGAAGCTGATCTCGATGGCCTCAAGGCCCGTGGCGTGGACGGCTGGTCCGCCTACCCGACCGGTGTGGCCTGGGCGCTGCGTCAGGCTGGTTTCGACAAGGTCAAGGGCTTTGATGCCGCCTTCGTCTCCTGCGTGCCGCTGGGCTCCGGCCTGAGCTCCTCCGCCGCCATGACCTGCTCCACCGCTCTGGCTCTGGACGACGTGTACGGCCTTGGCTACGGTGATTCCGACGCCGGCCGTGTGACCCTCATCAACGCCGCCATCAAGTCCGAGAACGAGATGGCCGGCGCCTCCACCGGCGGTCTTGACCAGAACGCTTCCATGCGTTGCACCGAAGGCCACGCGCTGCTGCTTGACTGCCGTCCGGAGCTGACCCCGCTGGAGAACGTCTCCCAGCAGGAGTTCGACCTCGACAAGTACAACCTCGAGCTGCTTGTGGTCGATACCCAGGCTCCGCACCAGCTCAACGATGGCCAGTACGCTCAGCGTCGCGCCACCTGCGAGGAAGCCGCCAAGATTCTCGGTGTGGCCAACCTGCGTGTGACCGCCGACGGCATCTCCAAGGCCGATGACCAGTTCCAGGCCCTCAAGGAAACGCTTGACGCCCTGCCTGACGAGACCATGAAGAAGCGCGTGCGCCACGTCGTCACCGAAATCGAGCGCGTGCGTTCCTTCGTGCGTGCCTTCGCTCAGGGCGACATCAAGGCTGCGGGCCGTCTGTTCAACGCTTCCCACGATTCGCTGGCCGCCGACTACGAGGTCACCGTCCCCGAGCTGGACATCGCCGTAGACGTGGCCCGCAAGAACGGCGCCTACGGTGCGCGTATGACCGGCGGCGGCTTCGGCGGCTCCATCATCGCCCTGGTCGACAAGGGCCAGGGCCACGAGATTGCACAGAAGATTGCTGACCGCTTCGAAAAGGAAGGTTTCAACGCACCTCGCGCCTTGCCGGCGTTCGCTGCGGCTTCCGCGAGCCGCGAGGCCTGA
- a CDS encoding extracellular solute-binding protein, translating to MARRSVRLLASIAAVATMATTFAACGNKQATTDENGKPIVNILVRRNVTDHPMQDTQYTKDLEAACDCTIKWQEVSDNAWGQQKSAKMAAGEFPDIGLSLFSMVDAAKYSTYFEDLKPHLDKMPNVKKFLKAQPGAAKYVTDGTKIAMLPSDRGKGYEVSGTHMFINKTWLDKLGLQMPTTWDELENVLDAFKTQDPNGNGKADEVPMNIRSLGFGLWSPLALMNSEGVVTSFMGGGASEQGYYVDNGKVKSYYTSDALKDVVSYLHGLMAKGLIPKDVLTRDASQYTSQTVSDGKTALTGVSFGWSNYAEYGNALGDQYVTLPPLKKDASTPDSQVKWDYSQDACRWAYSGSGLTVNPNAANQDAIYKVIDAMYGEKLSVAGFFGSIPDIVSDDGDHQYTIDKAKAYAEYPDTRAVALQDRFGGWIRDDVKMVNDTNADQVTASDLAIREARNRVDGVKDVVPIYVRPNTEDSNTLQNNNTAISNYANNQIAKWVQKGGIDKEWDAYVKKVSEPTLGLDANIKIWQKWYDKYTK from the coding sequence ATGGCACGAAGAAGTGTTCGCCTGTTGGCATCAATAGCTGCAGTCGCGACTATGGCCACGACGTTTGCCGCCTGCGGCAACAAGCAGGCCACCACAGACGAGAACGGCAAGCCAATCGTCAACATTCTGGTTCGTCGCAACGTGACCGACCATCCGATGCAGGACACCCAATACACCAAGGATCTGGAAGCCGCCTGCGATTGCACCATCAAGTGGCAGGAAGTCTCCGACAACGCTTGGGGCCAGCAGAAGAGCGCCAAGATGGCCGCCGGTGAATTCCCGGACATTGGCTTGAGCTTGTTCAGCATGGTGGATGCGGCCAAGTACAGCACCTATTTCGAGGATCTCAAGCCGCATCTGGACAAGATGCCGAACGTCAAGAAGTTCCTCAAGGCCCAGCCGGGCGCCGCGAAGTACGTTACCGATGGCACCAAGATCGCCATGCTGCCCTCCGACCGCGGCAAGGGTTACGAGGTTTCCGGCACTCACATGTTCATCAACAAGACCTGGCTGGACAAGCTGGGACTCCAGATGCCGACCACTTGGGACGAGCTCGAGAACGTGCTCGATGCATTCAAGACCCAGGATCCGAACGGCAACGGCAAGGCTGATGAGGTGCCGATGAATATCCGCAGCCTCGGTTTCGGCCTGTGGAGCCCTCTGGCGCTGATGAACTCCGAAGGCGTGGTCACCTCCTTCATGGGCGGCGGCGCTTCCGAACAGGGCTATTATGTGGACAACGGCAAGGTTAAGAGCTATTACACCTCCGACGCGCTCAAGGACGTCGTCTCCTACCTGCACGGACTCATGGCCAAGGGCCTTATCCCGAAGGATGTGCTCACCCGCGACGCCTCGCAATACACTTCGCAGACCGTCAGTGACGGCAAGACCGCGCTGACCGGCGTCTCCTTTGGTTGGTCCAACTACGCCGAATACGGCAACGCGCTTGGCGACCAGTACGTCACCCTGCCGCCGCTGAAGAAGGACGCCTCCACGCCCGACTCCCAGGTCAAGTGGGATTATTCCCAGGACGCCTGCCGCTGGGCCTACTCCGGTTCCGGCCTGACCGTCAACCCGAACGCAGCCAACCAGGACGCCATCTACAAGGTGATCGACGCCATGTACGGCGAGAAGCTTTCCGTGGCTGGATTCTTCGGCTCTATTCCAGATATCGTCTCCGATGACGGCGACCACCAGTACACCATCGACAAGGCTAAAGCTTACGCCGAATATCCTGATACCCGCGCCGTCGCCCTGCAGGACCGCTTCGGTGGCTGGATTCGCGACGACGTGAAGATGGTCAACGACACCAACGCCGACCAGGTCACTGCGTCCGACTTGGCCATTCGTGAGGCGCGCAACCGCGTCGACGGCGTCAAGGATGTCGTACCGATTTACGTGCGCCCGAATACCGAGGACTCCAACACCCTGCAAAACAACAACACCGCCATCTCCAACTACGCGAACAACCAGATCGCGAAGTGGGTCCAGAAGGGCGGCATCGACAAGGAATGGGATGCCTACGTGAAGAAGGTGTCCGAACCGACCCTCGGCCTCGACGCCAACATCAAGATTTGGCAGAAGTGGTACGACAAGTACACCAAGTAG
- a CDS encoding ABC transporter permease: MSAQTSQGVAARTVAMEAAPDRKKPGLLDRIADHLRRYWQLWILSAPALFFVGLFSYVPMWGIQLAFREFDPTKGLTGGKFVGFKYFLEFFHNPLFGEIMTNTIRISLWTLVMGFIFPIILALLINQIGSKKIKGFVQTITYMPHFISVVVIVSMLNIFLTPGTGILGRFFGDESLMGSTSAITAVYWISEVWQHVGWNSIIYLAALAGVNTSLYEAAKIDGAGRLQLIRYVDIPAIMPTCAILLIMNMGSVLNVGFDKIYLMQNSLNMPATEVIATYTYKIGIINGQYSYSTAIGLFNTLVNFIFLITANAIAKRVSDTSIF, from the coding sequence ATGAGTGCACAAACATCGCAAGGCGTTGCTGCACGGACCGTGGCGATGGAAGCGGCTCCCGACCGCAAGAAACCAGGTCTGCTCGATCGCATCGCCGACCATTTACGTCGCTACTGGCAGTTGTGGATTCTTTCCGCTCCGGCATTGTTCTTCGTGGGACTGTTCTCCTACGTGCCGATGTGGGGCATCCAGCTCGCCTTCCGCGAGTTCGATCCGACCAAAGGCCTGACCGGCGGCAAATTCGTCGGTTTCAAATACTTCCTGGAATTCTTCCACAACCCGCTGTTTGGCGAGATCATGACCAACACCATCCGCATTTCCCTTTGGACACTGGTCATGGGCTTCATCTTTCCGATTATTCTGGCCCTGCTGATCAATCAGATCGGTTCTAAGAAAATTAAGGGTTTCGTGCAAACGATCACCTACATGCCCCACTTCATCTCCGTGGTGGTCATCGTCTCCATGCTCAACATCTTCCTGACTCCTGGTACCGGCATTCTCGGTCGCTTCTTCGGTGATGAATCACTGATGGGCTCCACCAGCGCCATCACCGCGGTCTATTGGATCTCCGAAGTCTGGCAGCATGTTGGTTGGAACTCCATCATCTACCTGGCTGCGCTCGCCGGTGTGAACACATCGCTGTACGAGGCGGCGAAGATCGACGGTGCAGGCCGTCTGCAGTTGATTCGCTACGTCGATATTCCTGCGATCATGCCGACATGTGCGATCCTGCTCATCATGAACATGGGTTCCGTGCTCAACGTGGGCTTCGACAAGATCTATCTGATGCAGAACTCGCTGAACATGCCGGCCACCGAAGTCATCGCCACATACACCTACAAAATCGGTATTATCAATGGCCAATACTCGTATTCGACGGCAATCGGCCTGTTCAACACCTTGGTCAACTTCATCTTCTTGATCACCGCGAATGCAATCGCCAAGCGCGTTTCCGATACGAGCATTTTCTAG
- a CDS encoding YesL family protein: MLARFSVAYERFCRLLVTIFVVNVAILAHTLMGAVVLGFLPSLAATYSTFRMWLLSEDRSICAKEVWKTFHGFWKSEFKRANLFGWPLIVLWAVIIIDCCMMSRHARNSFDIAISGVLLLLIAVLVMFTCLVWVVRANYAERSVWIVRTTLAMIVARPLCSLLQVGLLILTVLVWVQWPGILMVFGLSLPMFCTAWIIYSFGRLPGMDIHDRMEQSAGHARNQTS, translated from the coding sequence ATGCTTGCCCGCTTCTCTGTGGCCTACGAGCGGTTCTGCCGTCTGCTAGTCACGATTTTCGTGGTCAACGTGGCCATACTCGCGCACACTCTGATGGGAGCCGTCGTGCTGGGATTTCTCCCCTCACTCGCAGCTACGTACTCCACGTTCCGCATGTGGTTACTTTCCGAGGACCGTTCCATATGTGCTAAGGAAGTATGGAAAACATTCCATGGCTTTTGGAAAAGCGAATTCAAACGTGCGAATCTTTTCGGTTGGCCGTTGATCGTTCTCTGGGCTGTAATCATCATCGATTGCTGTATGATGAGCAGACATGCCCGCAACAGTTTTGATATTGCGATTTCCGGTGTGCTTCTGCTGCTCATTGCGGTTCTCGTGATGTTCACCTGCTTGGTTTGGGTAGTGCGCGCGAATTACGCGGAACGTTCCGTCTGGATTGTCCGCACGACGTTGGCGATGATTGTGGCACGCCCGTTGTGCAGCCTTCTGCAGGTTGGACTGCTGATTCTTACCGTGCTTGTATGGGTGCAATGGCCTGGAATTCTCATGGTGTTCGGCTTGTCGCTGCCGATGTTCTGCACAGCCTGGATTATTTATTCATTCGGCCGTCTGCCTGGAATGGACATTCATGACCGCATGGAACAGAGCGCGGGCCACGCCCGAAACCAGACATCGTGA